A genomic stretch from Nilaparvata lugens isolate BPH chromosome 8, ASM1435652v1, whole genome shotgun sequence includes:
- the LOC111059240 gene encoding G-patch domain and KOW motifs-containing protein gives MEKQEKKTISFGFSKLQKAPVIGNKLPTKSDDVVQFIDCLENKSIKVKNEEPKKGLLVIPLNRPDSHSIVQSRIVRRQLKATETETNDASVSGNSCDDLSKTQTSTSKDAANTVESAPENLDQLAAKEILEDLKKAEEKKDEKSTFSVPLASAPVSEKESTLDDYDNIPIAEFGMAMLRGMGWKPGKGIGKNEQLVTAKPPVLRPKGLGLGADKVIQPEKTSESKEETLKLVKGSYIRIIAGSHKDLFGEIMGFDEETGRLIAKMAISGSVLTFNEFMVKAVSKDEYIKNSKVLNVKKYEEFKEKENAGENPKDIIESMKNKASKSDANVGSSRHGSDKTNRGKSDEKDYSRYDRRDRYKESRNRSDRRRSNSYSDNETTSRKSQVKDKRYERRRHSSESDVDNDTRTQKYSKSDRSNIEIRKHNWKAKEKNRSDSSSEDSEREKRRNRRGKQSSSVSDDDNERSKKRKHKNPHHSSEGKRKKTSRDSASSSEEDEEEENYRRRKKNDKEVVRKSSKDYKSRRDGSRYSKDRKKSSKKYSSSSSSSSSEGENIRSSKKSKKRHKKKHHRSRSSS, from the coding sequence ATGGAAAAACAGGAGAAGAAGACTATTTCATTCGGCTTCAGTAAACTTCAGAAGGCTCCAGTAATAGGGAACAAACTACCGACTAAAAGTGATGATGTAGTTCAGTTTATTGACTGtttagaaaacaaatcaattaaagtgaaaaatgaagagCCCAAGAAAGGTTTGCTAGTTATACCGCTTAATAGACCGGATAGTCATAGTATAGTGCAAAGTAGAATAGTTCGCAGGCAACTCAAAGCAACTGAAACAGAAACAAATGATGCCAGTGTTAGTGGAAACTCTTGTGATGACTTATCAAAGACTCAAACATCTACATCCAAAGATGCTGCTAATACGGTGGAAAGTGCACCAGAAAATTTGGACCAGTTAGCTGCTAAAGAAATTCTAGAAGATTTGAAAAAAGCAGAGGAAAAGAAGGATGAGAAATCTACATTTAGTGTTCCATTAGCAAGTGCTCCAGTTAGTGAGAAAGAATCAACTCTTGACGACTATGATAATATTCCTATTGCTGAATTTGGTATGGCTATGCTTAGGGGTATGGGTTGGAAACCTGGCAAGGGTATAGGAAAGAACGAGCAGTTAGTTACAGCTAAACCACCAGTTTTGAGACCTAAAGGACTTGGGTTGGGTGCTGATAAAGTGATTCAACCAGAGAAAACGTCAGAAAGTAAAGAAGAGACTCTTAAATTGGTAAAAGGCAGTTACATTCGAATAATAGCTGGATCTCATAAGGATCTTTTTGGTGAGATAATGGGATTTGATGAGGAGACGGGACGACTAATTGCGAAAATGGCCATATCTGGTTCAGTACTGACGTTCAATGAATTCATGGTGAAAGCGGTAAGTAAAGATGAAtacataaaaaattcaaaagttttgaatgtaaaaaaatatgaagaattcAAAGAAAAAGAAAACGCTGGTGAAAATCCGAAAGACATtattgaatcaatgaagaataaagcaTCAAAATCTGATGCAAATGTTGGTTCTTCACGTCATGGTTCAGATAAAACGAACAGGGGCAAGTCTGATGAGAAGGATTATTCACGCTATGATAGAAGGGACAGATATAAGGAATCTAGAAATCGCAGTGATAGGCGAAGATCAAATTCTTACTCAGATAATGAAACAACGTCAAGAAAATCGCAGGTGAAAGATAAAAGGTATGAAAGGAGGAGGCATTCGTCTGAATCAGATGTGGATAATGATACCAGAACACAGAAATATAGTAAATCAGATagatcaaatattgaaattaggAAACATAATTGGAAGGCAAAAGAAAAGAACAGATCAGATTCGTCGTCAGAGGATAGTGAACGTGAAAAACGAAGAAATAGGAGAGGGAAACAATCAAGCTCTGTATCAGATGATGACAACGAACGCTCAAAGAAGAGGAAACACAAGAATCCACATCATTCTTCCGAAGGAAAACGAAAGAAGACGTCTAGGGATTCTGCATCATCTTcagaggaggatgaagaggaagaaaactATCGCCGAAGGAAGAAGAACGACAAAGAAGTGGTGAGAAAATCTTCCAAGGACTACAAGTCTCGTCGTGATGGTAGTAGATATTCTAAAGATAGGAAGAAAAGTAGCAAAAAGTATTCAAGTAGCAGCAGCTCATCATCTTCAGAGGGAGAAAATATTAGGAGTtccaagaaaagtaagaaaCGACACAAGAAAAAGCACCATAGATCAAGATCTAGCAGCTGA